A single Cryomorphaceae bacterium DNA region contains:
- the rplQ gene encoding 50S ribosomal protein L17 — protein sequence MRHGKKFNHLGRTAEHRKAMLANMASSLIEHKRINTTVAKAKALKKYIEPLITKSKTDTTHSRRVVFSQLKNKEAVTELFREVAVKVANRPGGYTRIIRTGNRLGDNAEMCLIELVDFNELYTNEKPAKKKRSRRGSAKKTEAAAPAVEETVVEEVAEETTAEAVVEEAPAAEEAVEETAAEEAVEEPAAEDQGESEEEKKEDKAGE from the coding sequence ATGAGACACGGAAAAAAGTTCAATCACTTAGGACGTACGGCGGAGCACCGTAAGGCAATGTTGGCTAACATGGCGTCGTCATTGATCGAGCACAAGCGCATCAACACGACGGTTGCCAAAGCTAAGGCTTTGAAGAAGTACATTGAGCCTTTGATTACTAAGTCAAAGACTGATACGACGCACTCACGTCGTGTAGTTTTCTCACAACTTAAGAACAAGGAAGCAGTAACGGAATTATTTCGTGAAGTTGCTGTGAAGGTAGCGAATCGTCCAGGTGGATATACTCGTATCATTCGCACAGGAAATCGCCTCGGAGATAATGCAGAAATGTGTTTGATCGAGTTGGTTGACTTTAACGAGTTGTACACCAACGAGAAACCGGCTAAGAAAAAACGCTCTCGTCGAGGAAGCGCTAAGAAAACTGAGGCAGCAGCACCAGCAGTTGAAGAAACAGTTGTGGAAGAAGTAGCTGAAGAGACAACAGCAGAGGCTGTGGTAGAAGAAGCTCCCGCTGCAGAAGAAGCTGTAGAAGAGACTGCTGCAGAAGAAGCAGTGGAGGAACCAGCCGCGGAAGATCAAGGCGAAAGCGAAGAAGAAAAGAAAGAAGATAAAGCCGGTGAATAA
- the carA gene encoding glutamine-hydrolyzing carbamoyl-phosphate synthase small subunit codes for MKYQIKKKATLLLQDGTVFYGKAVGKEGTATGEICFNTGMTGYQEVFTDPSYYGQMMVTTNAHIGNYGTFAEEVESETVKIAGLIVKNFSYTPSRVLSDMSLEDFLAKDGIVAISDVDTRALVRHIRDKGAMNAIISSETDDIEELKAKLNQVPSMDGLELSSKVSTKEPYFFGDENADFRAAVLDVGVKKNILKCLADRGVYMKVFPSSTTYEEMAAWEPDGFFLSNGPGDPSAMPEVIEEVKKVLADGRPVFGICLGHQLICLANGVETFKMHNGHRGINHPVKNLKTGKGEITSQNHGFVVRKEDVENHPELEITHLHLNDGTVAGVRMLNNRCFSVQYHPEASPGPHDSRYLFDDFVELLVNAKNPA; via the coding sequence ATGAAATATCAGATTAAGAAAAAAGCAACTTTACTCCTTCAAGACGGTACGGTATTCTATGGCAAAGCCGTAGGAAAAGAAGGCACTGCAACGGGTGAGATTTGTTTCAATACCGGAATGACCGGATATCAGGAAGTCTTTACCGATCCTAGCTACTACGGTCAAATGATGGTGACTACCAATGCCCACATAGGAAACTACGGGACCTTTGCAGAGGAGGTAGAATCAGAAACAGTTAAAATCGCTGGATTGATAGTAAAGAACTTCTCGTATACGCCAAGCCGAGTGCTTTCCGATATGAGCCTAGAGGACTTCCTAGCGAAGGACGGAATTGTGGCTATAAGCGACGTGGATACGAGAGCTCTTGTTCGCCATATCCGTGATAAAGGAGCCATGAATGCGATCATTTCTTCAGAAACTGATGATATCGAAGAGCTCAAAGCAAAACTGAATCAGGTTCCTTCAATGGATGGACTAGAGCTAAGTAGCAAGGTGTCTACGAAAGAACCCTATTTCTTCGGAGATGAGAACGCTGATTTTAGAGCAGCGGTCCTCGACGTAGGGGTGAAGAAGAACATTCTAAAATGTCTTGCTGATCGAGGAGTATACATGAAAGTATTTCCAAGTTCAACAACTTACGAGGAAATGGCCGCTTGGGAACCTGATGGGTTTTTCCTTTCCAATGGCCCTGGAGATCCTTCGGCTATGCCCGAAGTAATTGAGGAAGTCAAAAAAGTTCTGGCCGATGGCCGACCTGTTTTTGGTATTTGTTTAGGCCATCAGCTCATATGTCTTGCCAATGGTGTTGAGACTTTTAAAATGCACAACGGACACCGCGGAATCAATCACCCGGTCAAAAATTTGAAAACTGGAAAAGGTGAAATCACCTCTCAAAATCATGGTTTTGTGGTTCGTAAAGAAGACGTAGAAAACCATCCTGAATTGGAAATTACTCATCTTCATTTGAATGACGGAACGGTTGCAGGAGTACGTATGCTAAATAACCGTTGTTTTTCGGTTCAATATCATCCAGAAGCTTCACCTGGTCCTCACGATTCACGATATTTGTTTGACGACTTTGTCGAATTACTTGTAAACGCTAAAAACCCAGCCTAA
- the eno gene encoding phosphopyruvate hydratase — translation MSLITAIHARQILDSRGNPTVEVDILTDDGSFGRAAVPSGASTGKHEAVELRDGDKERYMGKGVTQAVLNINETIAPEIVGFSVFEQAELDQAMIDLDGTPNKANLGANAILAVSLAAAKAAAQSAGLPLFNYVGGVNARTLPIPMMNILNGGSHADNSIDFQEFMVMPIGASSFSEGLRMGTEVFHNLKKVLHDKGMSTNVGDEGGFAPNLGSNQEAIETVLQAIEAAGYRPGEDLYIAMDAAASEFYLEDENVYHFHQSTGDKLSPDDMVAYWKEWTEKYPIASIEDGLFEDDWDGWQKLTAAIGDKVQLVGDDLFVTNSARLGRGIENNVANSILVKVNQIGSLTETMDAVQLAHINSYTSVMSHRSGETEDTTIADLAVALNTGQIKTGSASRSDRMAKYNQLIRIEEMLGDTAIYPGNTFKFK, via the coding sequence ATGTCATTGATTACAGCTATTCACGCGCGTCAAATCCTCGATAGTCGAGGTAACCCAACAGTCGAAGTTGATATTCTTACAGACGATGGTTCTTTCGGTCGCGCAGCAGTTCCAAGTGGAGCTTCAACTGGAAAGCACGAGGCGGTTGAATTAAGAGATGGTGACAAGGAGCGTTACATGGGTAAAGGAGTTACTCAAGCAGTGCTCAACATCAATGAGACCATTGCTCCTGAAATTGTAGGTTTCTCTGTATTCGAACAAGCGGAGTTAGATCAGGCCATGATTGACCTCGATGGAACGCCCAATAAAGCTAATCTCGGCGCAAATGCCATTCTGGCTGTTTCATTGGCGGCAGCAAAAGCGGCAGCACAGAGCGCTGGACTGCCGTTGTTTAATTACGTCGGTGGTGTTAATGCACGGACTTTGCCCATTCCAATGATGAATATTCTTAATGGAGGGTCGCATGCAGACAACAGCATTGACTTCCAAGAATTCATGGTCATGCCCATCGGGGCTTCTTCTTTTTCGGAAGGCTTGCGCATGGGAACAGAGGTATTCCACAACCTGAAGAAAGTACTTCACGACAAAGGGATGAGCACCAATGTGGGAGACGAAGGCGGTTTCGCTCCTAACCTTGGAAGCAATCAAGAAGCTATAGAAACCGTCCTCCAAGCTATTGAAGCTGCGGGATATCGTCCAGGGGAAGATCTATATATCGCTATGGATGCGGCAGCGAGCGAGTTCTATCTAGAGGACGAAAATGTCTATCACTTCCATCAGAGTACCGGTGATAAGTTAAGCCCAGACGATATGGTCGCTTACTGGAAGGAATGGACAGAAAAATACCCTATCGCATCTATCGAAGATGGATTATTTGAGGATGACTGGGATGGTTGGCAGAAATTGACCGCAGCCATTGGCGACAAAGTGCAGCTCGTCGGAGACGACCTATTTGTGACCAATAGTGCACGTTTAGGACGTGGAATTGAGAACAATGTGGCCAATTCCATCTTAGTTAAAGTGAATCAGATTGGAAGCTTGACGGAGACTATGGATGCGGTTCAATTGGCGCACATCAACAGCTACACATCTGTTATGAGTCACCGTTCAGGAGAAACAGAGGATACGACGATTGCGGACCTCGCGGTTGCTTTGAATACGGGACAAATCAAGACGGGTTCGGCCTCTAGATCTGATCGTATGGCCAAGTACAATCAACTCATCCGTATCGAAGAGATGTTGGGCGATACAGCTATTTACCCTGGAAACACGTTCAAATTTAAATAA
- a CDS encoding citrate (Si)-synthase, eukaryotic gives MDKIKEKFESIIGPSVLEARDFLKEHGDEVLGEIKVSQLYTGMRGMPALICETSKLDPEEGIRFRGYSIPELQEKLPTYPPDGRQPLPEGVFYLMLTGELPDDDIVRRVSNNWARRSIVPPHVFKVIDALPMHTHPMTQFVAGIMALRTESEFAKAYRDGINKKGYWDPTYEDAMNLIARLPRLAAYIYRRMYHNGDHIEPDSRLDWSGNFAHMLGFDNEEFRELMRLYMTIHSDHEGGNVSAHTTHLVGSALSDAYLSFAAGMNGLAGPLHGLANQEVIRWILSMRDELGGGLPSKEQIANYVKKTLNEGKVIPGFGHAVLRKTDPRYKAQREFAQEYMPHDELFLVVDRIYQVVPEILGSLGKIKNPWPNVDAHSGQLLMHYGLTQYDFYTVLFGVSRSLGVLTNLIWDRAMGMPIERPGSTTTKLLIERFK, from the coding sequence ATGGATAAGATAAAAGAGAAGTTTGAGAGCATAATTGGACCTTCGGTACTTGAAGCCCGTGATTTCCTTAAGGAGCACGGAGACGAAGTACTTGGAGAGATCAAGGTGTCTCAACTTTACACCGGAATGCGCGGGATGCCCGCACTGATTTGTGAAACTTCTAAGCTCGACCCGGAAGAGGGAATTCGCTTTAGAGGATACAGCATTCCAGAGCTTCAAGAGAAATTACCGACCTATCCACCGGATGGGCGCCAGCCTCTTCCTGAAGGGGTATTCTACTTGATGTTGACTGGAGAATTGCCAGACGATGACATTGTACGTCGAGTAAGTAATAACTGGGCACGCAGAAGTATTGTGCCACCGCACGTCTTTAAGGTGATCGATGCACTGCCGATGCACACCCATCCGATGACCCAATTTGTAGCGGGTATCATGGCATTGCGCACGGAAAGCGAATTCGCGAAAGCCTACCGCGACGGTATCAACAAGAAAGGTTACTGGGATCCGACCTATGAAGACGCGATGAATTTGATTGCGCGCCTGCCTCGCTTGGCAGCGTACATCTACCGTCGCATGTACCATAATGGGGATCATATTGAGCCGGATTCACGTCTCGATTGGTCAGGAAACTTCGCACACATGCTCGGCTTCGACAACGAAGAATTCAGAGAGTTGATGCGTTTGTACATGACCATTCACAGTGATCATGAGGGCGGAAATGTTTCTGCACACACCACTCACTTGGTCGGTAGCGCCTTGAGCGATGCCTACTTGAGTTTCGCTGCAGGGATGAACGGACTTGCCGGACCATTGCACGGATTGGCCAACCAAGAAGTTATTCGCTGGATTCTCTCCATGCGCGACGAATTGGGTGGAGGATTGCCAAGCAAAGAGCAAATCGCCAACTACGTGAAGAAAACCCTGAACGAAGGAAAAGTGATTCCTGGATTCGGACACGCTGTCTTGCGTAAAACGGACCCTCGTTACAAAGCACAGCGAGAGTTCGCCCAGGAATACATGCCACACGACGAGCTGTTCTTGGTTGTGGATCGCATCTACCAAGTTGTTCCAGAAATTTTGGGGTCACTCGGAAAGATCAAGAACCCATGGCCGAATGTCGATGCGCACAGCGGACAGTTGTTGATGCACTACGGCCTCACTCAATACGATTTCTACACAGTACTTTTCGGTGTATCTCGTTCCTTGGGTGTATTGACCAACTTGATCTGGGATCGCGCCATGGGCATGCCTATCGAGCGTCCAGGCTCAACGACCACCAAGCTCCTCATCGAGCGTTTCAAGTAA
- a CDS encoding UbiD family decarboxylase: MGYKSLEQAIIDLERHGHLVRVKEEVDPNLEMAAIHLRVFEAGGPAILFERVKGSKFRAASNLFGSLDRSKFLFRHTLDAVQKVVELKGDPTLAFKRPLHYASAPFTGLTALPMKSMGPVPVAAHTCAVSKWPQIKHWSMDGGPFVTLPVVYTEDIDKPGVMNSNLGMYRIQLGGNDYVQDEEIGLHYQLHRGIGVHQTKANAKGQPLKVSIFVGGPPSLTLAGVMPLPEGLSELTFAGALGGRRFRYARKDGYTLASEADFVITGEVHPGENKPEGPFGDHLGYYSLKHPFPLMKVHKVFHRKNAIWPFTVVGRPPQEDTQFGALIHEITGPAIPNEIPGLREVNAVDAAGVHPLLLAVGSERYTPYLEKKRPQEILTIANHILGFGQLSLAKFLFIIDGADNPNLTTHHIAEFFAHVLERVDWTRDLHFHTKTSIDTLDYSGDGLNTGSKVVIAAAGAVKRSLGTERPSVDWGEEVRDVQVAQPGTLAVQLDSWKDYASAKEEIERLTARWSSADLRAFPLIVLVDDAPFAARTLNNYLWVTYTRSNPSHDIYGVGAVQENKHWGCTGPLVIDARIKTHHAPPVEKDPEVEKRVDALGASGGSLYGII; the protein is encoded by the coding sequence ATGGGCTATAAGAGCCTCGAACAAGCCATCATTGATCTCGAACGCCACGGACACCTCGTCCGGGTGAAGGAGGAAGTCGATCCCAACCTGGAAATGGCCGCCATTCACCTTCGGGTCTTTGAAGCAGGAGGCCCCGCCATTCTCTTTGAGCGCGTCAAAGGAAGCAAGTTCCGCGCAGCCTCTAACCTCTTTGGTTCGTTGGATCGATCTAAGTTTCTGTTTCGCCACACACTCGACGCCGTCCAGAAAGTAGTGGAACTCAAAGGAGATCCTACCCTCGCTTTTAAGAGACCTCTTCACTATGCCAGCGCACCCTTCACGGGGTTGACCGCGCTTCCTATGAAGTCCATGGGGCCTGTACCTGTTGCGGCCCACACTTGTGCCGTTTCGAAGTGGCCGCAGATCAAACATTGGTCCATGGACGGTGGCCCATTTGTCACCTTACCGGTAGTCTACACCGAAGACATTGACAAGCCTGGAGTCATGAACTCCAACCTTGGGATGTATCGCATTCAGCTTGGCGGAAATGATTACGTGCAAGACGAGGAAATTGGCCTGCACTACCAGTTGCACAGAGGAATAGGGGTACACCAAACTAAAGCCAACGCCAAAGGGCAGCCGCTTAAAGTGAGCATCTTTGTGGGCGGACCACCATCACTGACGCTAGCAGGTGTTATGCCCCTTCCGGAAGGCTTGAGCGAGCTCACTTTTGCTGGAGCATTAGGCGGACGTCGTTTCCGCTACGCTCGAAAAGATGGCTACACCCTGGCCTCGGAAGCGGACTTTGTCATCACTGGCGAGGTTCACCCCGGAGAGAATAAACCCGAAGGCCCCTTCGGTGATCATTTGGGGTACTATAGCCTCAAGCATCCCTTCCCACTAATGAAGGTGCACAAAGTCTTCCACCGCAAGAACGCTATATGGCCGTTTACCGTAGTTGGCCGTCCACCTCAAGAAGATACTCAATTCGGGGCGCTCATCCACGAAATTACAGGGCCAGCCATACCCAACGAGATTCCCGGATTGCGAGAAGTCAATGCCGTTGATGCGGCAGGGGTTCATCCGCTTCTCCTCGCAGTGGGCTCAGAACGCTATACGCCCTACTTGGAGAAGAAAAGACCTCAAGAGATTCTGACGATTGCCAACCATATATTGGGATTTGGTCAGCTCAGCCTGGCCAAGTTCCTCTTCATCATCGATGGAGCGGATAACCCAAATCTGACGACGCACCACATCGCCGAATTCTTTGCTCACGTCCTCGAACGCGTAGATTGGACTCGGGATCTCCATTTTCACACGAAAACAAGCATCGATACGCTCGATTACAGCGGCGATGGACTGAATACCGGCTCCAAGGTCGTCATTGCTGCCGCAGGGGCCGTAAAACGCTCCTTAGGGACCGAAAGACCCTCTGTTGATTGGGGAGAAGAAGTGCGTGATGTGCAAGTCGCCCAACCGGGCACCCTTGCTGTACAGTTGGATTCTTGGAAGGACTATGCCTCCGCGAAGGAGGAAATTGAGCGCCTCACGGCGCGATGGTCGTCTGCGGACCTCAGAGCATTTCCACTGATCGTGTTGGTCGACGATGCGCCCTTCGCGGCCCGAACACTCAATAATTACCTCTGGGTGACCTATACGCGCTCCAATCCGAGCCACGACATTTACGGGGTAGGAGCAGTCCAGGAAAACAAGCATTGGGGATGTACCGGACCATTGGTCATCGATGCCCGTATCAAAACACATCATGCGCCACCAGTGGAGAAAGACCCCGAAGTAGAAAAGCGCGTTGATGCGCTTGGAGCATCTGGAGGAAGCCTCTACGGCATTATCTGA
- a CDS encoding T9SS type A sorting domain-containing protein: protein MTRKIHGTCALLLLMLFSAYGQTNEICRTRSSAFYTAGPTRSDTFDITHTTIELDFSDWSSQSLDGRADLEITALQNGLDDLRLDLLNLSVDSVWVDSTSSTFSYTSPVIWVDFPTSWNSGEQHTVTVFYGGQPTTDASGWGGFYYGNNIAYNLGVGFDADPHNYGRTWFPCFDQFIERSTFTFKTLTTGGRISQCTGIRTVETLLGGDTLWTEWEMNQPIPSYLPGIAVGRYYRYTDSFTSMTGDVIDIEIAAQAGDTADVPGSFSHLTDALSCFETWYGPYHWDRVGYVLTGQGAMEHPTNVAYPAFTVDGSNAYDDLMAHELAHHWWGDYVTCSQAEHMWINEGMAEFSAHLFFECLNGRESYLNRVRNNWQQVLSAAHLNDGGFLAVDGVGHSNTYGTHVYNKGAGVAHSMRGYLGDSLFTYGLQQILADNALDSLSSASFQHQLSAATGMDMSDFFENWLYEPGFAEFGIDSVSLGANPEIWLSQGLRATTKTYENVPLEIGVFDASWNMEIVPVVVPNGSGQFSLSGLSSTPEFVVLDPQAKLMLGMTYEEEVFNAPGNRSVGRSGMTIEVIEENDSSYVRREHHWAGPRGSLATVHPAQISVNHYWSVRGSVSSSFKAMATMRYDGRVGQLDEDLANVTEDSLILVYRAPHTETWREYPYYTKDVMGNSSNRLGRMLIDSLLLGDYAFANGTTTIGLNDDRGQAPLRLYPNPAEDLLRLDGLDQESAYVIYDELGRSVRNGRIKEDESLSLVGLSSGSYHMQIGEAVLPFSVVR from the coding sequence ATGACGCGAAAGATTCACGGGACTTGTGCCCTCCTATTGTTGATGCTGTTTTCGGCCTACGGCCAGACGAACGAAATCTGCCGCACCCGAAGCAGCGCCTTCTACACTGCTGGTCCTACACGCTCCGATACATTTGACATTACGCACACCACTATAGAACTGGATTTTTCCGATTGGAGCTCTCAATCCTTGGATGGACGTGCCGATCTCGAGATAACGGCATTGCAAAATGGCCTGGACGACCTTCGACTCGACCTCCTCAATCTCAGTGTTGACAGTGTTTGGGTGGACAGCACATCTTCGACTTTCTCCTACACCAGTCCGGTAATCTGGGTGGATTTTCCAACGAGTTGGAACAGCGGCGAGCAGCACACCGTTACCGTTTTTTACGGTGGACAGCCCACTACCGATGCATCGGGCTGGGGAGGCTTTTACTATGGAAACAATATTGCCTACAACCTAGGAGTCGGTTTCGATGCGGATCCGCACAACTACGGCCGAACCTGGTTTCCGTGCTTTGATCAATTCATTGAACGTTCGACGTTTACGTTTAAGACCTTAACGACCGGCGGACGCATATCGCAATGTACGGGCATTCGGACGGTAGAGACTTTATTAGGAGGTGATACCCTTTGGACCGAATGGGAAATGAATCAGCCCATTCCGAGCTACTTGCCGGGAATAGCGGTTGGACGCTACTACCGCTACACGGATAGTTTCACCTCCATGACCGGAGACGTCATCGACATTGAAATCGCCGCACAAGCCGGGGATACAGCTGATGTTCCAGGGTCCTTTTCTCATTTAACCGACGCCCTGAGTTGCTTTGAAACCTGGTACGGACCCTACCATTGGGATCGAGTCGGATACGTCCTAACAGGTCAAGGCGCTATGGAGCACCCGACAAACGTGGCCTATCCGGCCTTTACAGTGGACGGAAGCAATGCCTATGACGACTTAATGGCTCATGAACTCGCTCACCACTGGTGGGGTGATTACGTTACTTGCTCTCAGGCAGAGCATATGTGGATCAACGAAGGGATGGCTGAATTCAGTGCTCATCTGTTCTTCGAATGCCTTAATGGTCGAGAGAGCTACCTCAACCGCGTACGCAACAATTGGCAGCAGGTTTTGAGCGCTGCCCATTTAAACGATGGAGGTTTCTTGGCGGTAGACGGCGTGGGCCACAGCAACACCTATGGGACCCACGTGTACAACAAGGGTGCAGGAGTGGCGCATTCGATGCGCGGATACCTTGGAGACTCTCTTTTCACCTATGGCCTTCAACAAATCTTGGCGGACAATGCTCTTGATTCTTTGAGCTCGGCTTCCTTTCAGCATCAGCTTTCAGCCGCCACTGGTATGGATATGTCTGACTTTTTTGAGAATTGGCTCTACGAGCCAGGATTTGCTGAATTCGGCATTGACAGTGTTAGCCTTGGCGCAAATCCTGAGATTTGGTTGAGTCAAGGGTTGCGGGCTACAACGAAAACCTATGAGAACGTGCCTTTGGAAATTGGCGTCTTCGACGCTTCATGGAATATGGAAATTGTACCTGTTGTTGTTCCCAACGGGTCCGGACAGTTCTCATTGAGCGGTCTTTCTTCTACACCAGAATTTGTGGTGCTCGACCCCCAGGCGAAACTTATGTTGGGAATGACCTACGAAGAGGAAGTCTTCAATGCTCCCGGTAATCGTTCCGTAGGGCGATCTGGAATGACCATTGAAGTCATTGAAGAAAACGACTCTTCATACGTTCGTCGCGAACATCACTGGGCTGGTCCAAGAGGATCCTTGGCCACGGTTCACCCGGCTCAGATCAGTGTCAATCACTACTGGAGTGTACGTGGATCGGTCTCTTCAAGCTTTAAGGCCATGGCGACCATGCGTTACGACGGTCGTGTAGGGCAACTAGACGAGGACTTGGCCAATGTAACCGAAGACAGCCTCATCTTGGTCTACAGGGCTCCTCATACCGAGACTTGGCGAGAGTATCCCTACTACACCAAGGATGTGATGGGGAATTCGTCGAACCGATTGGGACGCATGTTGATCGACTCCCTACTCCTTGGAGATTACGCCTTTGCGAATGGCACAACGACAATTGGGCTAAACGATGATCGCGGTCAAGCTCCTCTTCGACTCTATCCGAATCCTGCAGAAGACCTCTTGCGATTGGACGGACTGGATCAAGAAAGCGCCTACGTTATCTATGATGAGCTTGGTAGATCCGTCCGAAACGGGCGCATCAAAGAAGACGAGTCTCTTTCCTTAGTTGGGCTATCCTCTGGAAGCTATCACATGCAAATCGGGGAGGCCGTTCTGCCTTTCTCGGTCGTCAGATAA
- a CDS encoding patatin-like phospholipase family protein: protein MAEKKYKIGIALSGGGARGIAHLGVLKALHERGIQPEIVSGASAGSIVGALYADGKDPEEIFRIFQEQGFYRFVRFGLEPMGILKLDGLVKLLKENLSVERIEDLQLPLRIACTEFNTGKMRFFDEGPLTTLVRASCSIPILFKAVEFEGSYLVDGGVTSNLPVEPIADDCDRLIGSHVNPIDEKDDLTGWSTMIDRVFTLATYNTIRPHIPKMDLFIEPLELAHFGIFSTAKDREMFEIGYEETLRRLDEGGFEV from the coding sequence ATGGCGGAGAAAAAATACAAAATCGGAATCGCTCTATCGGGCGGAGGCGCGCGGGGAATTGCTCATTTAGGCGTTTTAAAAGCCCTGCACGAACGCGGTATACAGCCCGAAATTGTCAGCGGTGCTAGTGCAGGGTCCATCGTGGGTGCGCTTTACGCTGACGGAAAGGATCCCGAAGAAATCTTCCGCATCTTTCAAGAACAAGGATTCTATCGATTCGTTCGATTCGGGCTGGAGCCTATGGGAATTCTCAAGCTCGACGGACTGGTCAAGCTGCTCAAAGAAAACCTTAGTGTGGAGCGCATAGAAGACTTGCAGTTGCCCCTGCGCATTGCGTGTACGGAATTCAATACCGGTAAAATGCGCTTTTTTGACGAAGGGCCTTTGACCACCTTGGTTCGCGCTTCCTGCTCCATTCCCATCCTCTTCAAAGCTGTGGAATTTGAAGGAAGTTATCTGGTGGACGGAGGAGTGACGAGCAACCTTCCCGTGGAACCCATTGCCGATGACTGCGATCGCTTGATCGGTTCCCATGTCAATCCCATTGACGAAAAGGACGACTTGACCGGGTGGAGTACCATGATTGATCGGGTATTTACCCTCGCGACTTACAACACCATTCGACCTCATATCCCTAAAATGGACCTGTTCATCGAACCACTAGAACTGGCCCATTTCGGCATTTTTTCGACCGCCAAGGACCGCGAGATGTTCGAAATCGGCTATGAAGAAACCCTACGCCGCCTGGACGAAGGTGGTTTCGAGGTCTAG
- the arfB gene encoding aminoacyl-tRNA hydrolase — protein sequence MDKKARQELRQRNFAPDFEFTTSRSSGPGGQHANKTETRVTLRFSVEESEALRADEKPRVLKAWRRRLTESGELLLSEEGSRSQVKNKEAVVKRFFELLEKALTPRKKRIPTQKSRAAKLKQVQDKKRRGEIKKMRQKPPKP from the coding sequence ATGGACAAAAAGGCTCGTCAGGAACTTCGGCAGCGCAATTTTGCGCCCGATTTTGAATTCACTACTTCCAGAAGCAGCGGACCGGGTGGGCAGCACGCGAATAAGACGGAAACCCGTGTCACGCTTCGTTTCTCGGTCGAAGAGAGCGAGGCCCTACGGGCCGATGAAAAGCCTCGAGTACTCAAAGCTTGGCGACGGCGACTCACAGAATCGGGGGAGCTGTTGTTGTCTGAGGAAGGGTCGCGAAGTCAAGTCAAGAATAAAGAAGCGGTAGTGAAGCGGTTCTTTGAATTGTTGGAAAAGGCACTGACTCCGAGAAAGAAGCGAATTCCAACACAGAAATCGCGTGCCGCAAAGCTCAAGCAAGTCCAAGACAAGAAGAGAAGAGGAGAGATCAAAAAGATGCGGCAAAAACCGCCCAAGCCTTAG